A genomic region of Palaemon carinicauda isolate YSFRI2023 chromosome 22, ASM3689809v2, whole genome shotgun sequence contains the following coding sequences:
- the LOC137616428 gene encoding uncharacterized protein, producing the protein MNNPSSPTPPPSPESLPSSSDDCHDIPRENVSDFSEVSPSVPGTSPFSSAMSSISSSMANASMEPTSSTSSFSVPLISSQNGLRPTNGEAMAEESNNDSIDCFPVAFPASLDQCPSSSKSKLDSAATFHSCSPNPFSSEVSSSDMDVDMPLFSSTNHVNSVDNDAGCQWPADSSEGAAVPSFSHVTQDIPPNAVGETMVSRSTWQVNCSKNNTKPEGTASHWTSEMYNGSAGTDDVSSTGSPDPNKPSDRSSSGSRWGPEESDILIEPTASTSSCPRDPVNSSLDVESSSSSWCQDSSEGAVGLSWQCDSPNSAVMGPSISPSSTSTTIGASLSLSPWPPPLSSNSHSGASAGISSSTQHYPNNPNINSTSVPHGDIPPQVLSWRTRASSSPISLTRVTPTTPPPRPPTPPCPAPPSSRNRGTYNQYPPSPRRSVSPQDRLNSPSTVRRSVSPPLRHHSRSTPPTPSRRSVSPPLRSRGLTQRLTSPRRSVSPIPLNQPLAQPPSPSGRHRLSPRPRSARTPSPRPPRPPNSTPEPSPSPSQHSPRPHHAKMRGR; encoded by the exons ATGAACAACCCATCATCCCCTACACCCCCACCATCTCCTGAATCACTGCCGTCGTCATCAGATGATTGCCATGATATCCCCAGAGAAAATGTATCTGACTTCTCTGAAGTCTCTCCTTCTGTGCCTGGGACTTCGCCATTCTCTTCAGCAATGTCCTCTATATCTTCATCAATGGCTAATGCTTCTATGGAACCTACTTCCTCCACCAGTTCTTTTTCAGTTCCACTGAtatcttcacagaatgggttaagaCCTACTAATGGTGAAGCAATGGCCGAAGAGTCAAATAATGACAGTATTGATTGTTTTCCAGTGGCATTTCCAGCTTCACTAGACCAGTGTCCAAGCTCTTCTAAAAGCAAGTTAGATTCTGCAGCTACTTTTCACTCTTGTTCACCTAACCCCTTTTCCTCAGAGGTGTCAAGCTCTGACATGGATGTTGATATGCCACTATTTTCATCCACTAACCATGTCAATTCTGTAGATAATGATGCAGGATGTCAGTGGCCAGCAGATTCTTCTGAAGGTGCTGCTGTACCATCTTTTTCTCATGTTACTCAAGATATTCCTCCTAATGCTGTGGGTGAAACCATGGTGTCCCGCTCAACTTGGCAGGTCAACTGTTCCAAAAACAATACCAAACCAGAAGGTACAGCCTCCCACTGGACTTCAGAGATGTATAATGGTAGTGCTGGAACTGATGATGTAAGTTCCACCGGATCTCCTGATCCCAATAAGCCTAGTGATAGAAGTAGCTCTGGATCCAGATGGGGTCCCGAAGAATCAGACATTCTTATAGAACCTACTGCATCAACATCGTCTTGCCCACGAGATCCAGTTAATTCCTCTTTAGATGTtgaatcttcatcttcatcttggtGTCAGGATTCATCTGAGGGTGCTGTTGGATTGTCTTGGCAGTGCGATTCTCCTAATTCAGCTGTTATGGGTCCTAGCATTTCACCATCATCTACTTCCACTACTATTGGTGCCAGCTTGTCTCTGTCCCCATGGCCACCACCTTTATCTTCAAATTCGCATTCTGGAGCATCAGCAGGTATATCATCTTCTACACAGCATTATCCTAATAATCCAAATATTAACTCTACCTCTGTTCCTCATGGGGACATCCCTCCCCAGGTGCTGTCTTGGCGGACTCGTGCCTCATCAAGCCCTATAAGTTTAACTCGTGTGACACCTACTACTCCACCACCCAGACCACCAACACCTCCGTGCCCTGCACCACCTTCCAGTCGTAACCGAGGAACTTATAATCAATATCCTCCAAGCCCAAGGCGCTCTGTATCTCCACAAGATCGGCTCAACTCTCCTTCGACAGTAAGACGTTCTGTGTCTCCACCCTTGCGTCACCACTCCAGATCTACGCCACCTACACCAAGCAGAAGATCTGTATCCCCACCACTTCGAAGTCGAGGCCTCACACAGAGACTGACATCCCCAAGGAGATCTGTATCACCAATACCTTTAAACCAGCCACTGGCACAACCTCCATCTCCCTCAGGGAGGCACAGATTAAGTCCAAGGCCAAG gtCAGCAAGAACTCCTAGTCCTCGCCCGCCAAGACCACCAAATTCTACTCCAGAGCCGAGCCCCAGCCCTTCCCAGCATTCACCCCGCCCACACCATGCAAAAATGAGAGGGAGGTAA